The following coding sequences are from one Humulus lupulus chromosome X, drHumLupu1.1, whole genome shotgun sequence window:
- the LOC133806632 gene encoding histidine kinase CKI1-like yields MTPHLSQISYIGLEAQLIFSYGKDKLNQAFALLSNSSFDNNSSTNAWYKQSVDRSTGKLLGDVVKFNPFIATNSSWFRELSLNSMNDSYAFLGTKWDNGQDLLLLKSSTINQGNKGLIILGFLVKELIDVYYSEVNLVGGSLYLATKDDQVLVNDGIKGTQVNFDVAVDNDNNTSTISVSFELVKPNGPVGNVTCHPYNETSTKKATVVNIQGAKYNFYCSSLDLIGVQSVYALALPQSGLIEFIDKHIMEQLILLISIMVTAIVPIFYFVFKNFRDSIIENYLRATLIKQMEATKQAQKKNEDQNLVFARASHDIRAPLAGISALIDLSYKEVAPGSELETNLRQMDACTDDLIGILNTFLDTRKIEAGKMQLEEDEFEMAQLLEEVVDFYHPFGAKREVDLILDPCDASVIKFSRVKGDRIKLKQILRNLLSNAIKCTPEHGHVVLRAWAKKPSLTSSTITSSNRKSIIQLLPCLFYKNKTHKEDSDQAMDTAMNDPHVMDFVFEVDDTGKGIPKEKQKDLFENYVQDKETSILKEGTGLGLGIVKSLVQLMRGEIGIVDKDIGEKGACFRFNVLLSVCEDAFNSNNSTTKEKHDEMDSNELISNDIRTPNFSPTLNILTQSPKVDRSYVILMIQSHERRRVSQKFMKRLGIKVFAVEQWEQLPSILKKVRFIKYGNNNSDSSNNSSTSQSPYLGVEATNKDAATLSNTVVDGTNYILSLFKRSTTNHHYQRKTGGLAVMVMDATAGPISQLSKMVSEFKNSLRNISSCKVVWLVNPLSHTSYNFLFQQDDIIMHKPFHGARLYQVVGLLPEFGGSSSSPTKQLRKVSTKDRSSCNAEFEIQEVGSTSKVIPSCFRSKTQFQELTSSLKHGDSMTLPFDFILMDCEMSIMDGYEATREIRKVEKSYGVHIPIIGLTAHSPGSEEANQTIQAGMDACLSKPLKHDNLLDAIRYIK; encoded by the exons ATGACCCCACACTTGAGTCAAATTTCCTATATAGGCTTGGAAGCTCAACTTATTTTCTCCTATGGCAAGGACAAACTCAACCAAGCATTTGCATTGCTCTCTAATTCATCATTTGATAACAATTCAAGTACTAATGCTTGGTACAAACAAAGTGTTGATCGTAGCACTGGAAAGCTACTTGGAGATGTAGTCAAATTCAACCCATTCATCGCTACTAATTCAAGTTGGTTTAGAGAATTATCCTTGAATAGCATGAATGACTCTTATGCTTTTTTGGGTACCAAATGGGACAATGGTCAAGATCTCTTGCTCCTAAAATCATCCACTATTAATCAAGGCAATAAAGGGCTCATCATTTTGGGATTTCTGGTTAAGGAGTTGATTGATGTGTACTATTCTGAGGTCAATCTTGTTGGTGGGAGCTTGTATTTGGCCACCAAAGATGACCAAGTGCTTGTGAATGATGGGATTAAAGGGACTCAGGTGAATTTTGATGTTGCAGTGGATAATGATAATAATACTAGTACTATTTCTGTTTCTTTTGAATTGGTGAAACCAAATGGTCCTGTTGGAAATGTTACATGTCATCCTTATAATGAGACTTCAACAAAAAAAGCTACTGTTGTGAACATTCAAGGAgccaaatataatttttattgttCTTCACTTGACTTGATCGGGGTTCAATCG GTTTATGCACTAGCACTCCCACAAAGTGGACTGATCGAGTTTATTGATAAGCACATTATGGAACAACTCATTCTCCTCATATCAATAATGGTTACAGCCATAGTCCCCATTTTCTACTTTGTTTTCAAAAACTTCAgagattccataatagagaactATTTGCGAGCAACTCTTATAAAACAAATGGAGGCAACTAAACAAGCTCAAAAGAAGAATGAAGACCAAAATCTAGTCTTTGCTAGAGCCAGCCATGACATTCGTGCTCCTTTGGCTGGCATTAGTGCTCTCATAGATTTGTCTTATAAGGAAGTTGCTCCTGGTTCTGAACTTGAAACTAATTTAAGACAAATGGATGCATGTACTGATGATCTTATAG GTATATTGAACACCTTTCTTGACACAAGAAAAATTGAAGCTGGAAAGATGCAGTTGGAAGAGGATGAATTTGAAATGGCTCAACTTTTGGAAGAGGTAGTTGATTTTTACCACCCTTTTGGAGCAAAAAGAGAAGTTGATTTGATTTTGGATCCTTGTGATGCCTCTGTGATCAAGTTTTCACGTGTCAAAGGTGATAGAATAAAGCTTAAACAAATTCTACGCAATTTGCTAAGTAATGCTATAAAATGTACCCCAGAACATGGACATGTAGTTCTTCGAGCTTGGGCTAAAAAACCAAGTTTGACAAGTTCAACCATTACTTCCTCGAATAGAAAAAGTATAATTCAACTACTGCCATGCTTGTTTTACAAGAACAAAACTCATAAGGAAGACTCTGACCAAGCCATGGATACGGCCATGAATGATCCACATGTTATGGACTTTGTGTTTGAAGTGGATGATACGGGGAAAGGAATCccaaaggaaaaacaaaaggaTCTTTTCGAAAACTATGTGCAAGACAAAGAAACTTCTATACTTAAAGAAGGCACTGGCTTAGGACTTGGCATTGTCAAGTCATTG GTACAGTTGATGCGTGGAGAAATTGGTATTGTTGACAAGGACATTGGCGAAAAGGGAGCTTGTTTCAGGTTCAATGTTCTTCTCTCTGTTTGTGAGGATGCGTTTAACAGTAATAATAGTACTACAAAAGAAAAGCATGATGAAATGGACAGTAATGAGTTGATATCTAATGACATTCGAACTCCGAATTTCAGTCCTACTTTGAATATTCTTACTCAAAGTCCCAAGGTTGATAGATCTTATGTTATACTAATGATTCAAAGCCATGAAAGAAGAAGAGTTTCACAGAAGTTCATGAAGAGACTTGGGATAAAAGTTTTTGCAGTGGAACAATGGGAACAACTTCCTAGTATTCTAAAAAAAGTAAGGTTTATCAAGTATGGGAACAACAATTCTGATTCAAGCAATAATTCATCAACAAGCCAGAGTCCTTATCTTGGTGTTGAAGCAACAAATAAGGATGCGGCGACTTTGAGTAACACTGTTGTAGATGGAACAAATTACATACTTTCTCTCTTCAAAAGGAGTACTACTAATCATCATTATCAGCGTAAAACAGGCGGGTTAGCAGTGATGGTGATGGATGCTACTGCTGGACCAATTTCTCAACTGTCTAAGATGGTGAGTGAATTCAAAAATAGCCTTCGAAACATCAGTTCCTGCAAAGTTGTTTGGCTAGTAAATCCACTGTCTCATACCAGTTACAACTTTCTCTTTCAACAAGATGACATTATCATGCACAAGCCATTTCATGGGGCTCGTTTGTATCAAGTGGTGGGACTTCTTCCTGAGTTTGGAGGTTCTTCATCATCACCTACTAAACAACTTAGAAAAGTTTCAACCAAGGATCGTTCTAGCTGCAATGCTGAATTTGAAATTCAAGAAGTTGGTAGTACAAGTAAAGTGATCCCATCTTGTTTTAGATCAAAGACTCAATTTCAAG AACTGACCAGTTCATTAAAACATGGAGATTCTATGACTCTGCCTTTTGATTTCATACTGATGGATTGTGAG ATGTCTATAATGGATGGATATGAAGCAACTAGGGAGATAAGAAAAGTTGAGAAATCATATGGTGTTCATATACCAATTATAGGACTAACTGCTCATTCACCAGGTTCTGAGGAAGCTAATCAGACAATACAAGCTGGAATGGACGCTTGTCTGAGTAAACCCTTGAAGCATGACAATCTATTAGATGCCATCAGATACATTAAATGA